From a region of the Phycisphaerae bacterium genome:
- a CDS encoding lysylphosphatidylglycerol synthase transmembrane domain-containing protein gives MTAGSRHVLSALVRIAICVFAVYWLARATEWDQFKQAILAADWGPVVLSFAVFGPTPVVLALRLKWLLAVHGVSLSVWQAVKVTFAGNFIIGTTPLGTHGGDAMKAYYIARDTPYKHEAVTTVFVDRVIGVISLVGLAGVVCLANWRDPAFSKWGQIIGLTVLVLLVGGAVYFSGRLRRLLRIDRFLLYLPLGSHIHRIDQAALEFRNRPGRVAGGLVLTVVLQVIAIISHFLIGWGLNMVGEDPWGALPVYLAFVPICFLAGALPIGAMELTYVELFARSAGLGTPETATFLSLLSRLIQLLWAMPGVLVVLKAGRPQPITDSEPADAAVASEGRPH, from the coding sequence ATGACAGCCGGATCCCGACACGTTCTGTCCGCACTGGTTCGCATCGCCATCTGCGTTTTTGCGGTGTACTGGCTGGCTCGCGCGACCGAATGGGATCAGTTCAAGCAAGCCATCCTGGCGGCGGACTGGGGACCGGTTGTGCTGAGCTTCGCGGTGTTCGGTCCTACTCCTGTGGTTCTGGCCTTGCGCCTCAAGTGGCTTCTGGCCGTGCATGGCGTGTCCTTGTCCGTGTGGCAGGCGGTCAAGGTGACGTTTGCAGGGAACTTCATTATTGGCACGACGCCTTTGGGGACTCATGGCGGTGACGCGATGAAGGCCTATTACATCGCCCGCGACACGCCTTACAAGCACGAGGCAGTGACGACCGTTTTCGTGGATCGGGTGATCGGGGTGATTTCTCTGGTGGGGCTTGCAGGGGTGGTCTGCCTGGCGAACTGGCGAGACCCGGCTTTTTCGAAATGGGGGCAGATTATCGGGCTGACGGTTCTCGTGTTGCTGGTTGGCGGGGCCGTTTATTTCTCCGGCCGTCTGCGGCGACTGCTCCGGATCGACCGGTTTCTGCTCTATCTGCCTCTCGGGTCGCACATTCATCGGATCGACCAGGCGGCGCTTGAGTTTCGGAACCGCCCCGGGCGTGTGGCAGGGGGGCTGGTGCTCACCGTTGTTCTGCAGGTGATCGCCATCATCTCTCATTTTCTGATTGGGTGGGGGTTGAACATGGTCGGCGAAGACCCCTGGGGGGCGTTGCCGGTCTATCTGGCGTTTGTGCCGATCTGTTTTCTGGCCGGTGCCTTGCCCATCGGGGCGATGGAACTGACCTATGTCGAGCTTTTCGCGCGCAGCGCGGGTCTGGGAACACCCGAGACAGCGACCTTCCTTTCCCTCCTCAGCCGGCTGATCCAGTTGCTTTGGGCGATGCCGGGTGTACTCGTCGTCTTGAAGGCCGGCAGGCCCCAGCCGATAACAGATTCCGAACCGGCGGATGCAGCCGTCGCATCCGAGGGGCGGCCTCACTAG